From Lolium perenne isolate Kyuss_39 chromosome 5, Kyuss_2.0, whole genome shotgun sequence, a single genomic window includes:
- the LOC139831533 gene encoding uncharacterized protein: MIIAAKLGILWNGTKSPHPKSLPRFFTRVMCRQKDDSVGQLLKKQLATAHVPNKDSERASDADIGRKEAGFGPIVLASNHLRGRLGSAHLDPPELNIKEKQVTAHVPAKQHCSTDVQSSSDANGTSSKCQK; encoded by the exons atgataattgcagccaagctcggcatactgtggaatgggacaaaatcaccgcaccccaagtcgttgccgagatttttcacacgtgtgatgtgccgccaaaaggacgattccgtggggcagctgctgaagaag cagctagccactgctcatgttcctaacaaagacagtgagcgcgccagtgatgcagacattggtagaaaggaggcgggatttggtcctattgttctagcaagcaatcatttgaggggccgcctaggatcagcacatctggatcctcctgagctcaacattaaggag aagcaagtgactgctcatgtccctgccaagcagcattgtagcacagatgtccagagttctagtgatgcaaac ggaactagttccaaatgccAAAAGTGA